AATTCCCGCCAGGGCGGAGGCCAATACAAACCACACTGGTGAGAGATTCAGTACCACACTCCCCGCCAAAACCAGCAGGAAGATGCCCGCGGTGCAGCCATCCACCACTGATTTTTTCAAAAGCTTCACTGTTGCGTTAAATATCAGCACACAGACACAGACCTGAATGCCCGCAAAGGCGTTCTCCACCCAAGGCAGGTGGGAAAAATTCGTAATCAGGCCCGCCAGCATGGAGATGATCACCAGAGATGGAAAGACCACCCCCAGCGTGGCGACAATCCCGCCTGCTACTCCCTGTCTCTTTTGCCCCACAAAGGTGGCGGTATTGACCGCAATAATGCCGGGCGTACACTGCCCAATCGCAAAGTAATCTGCCAGTTCTTCTTCCGTGGTCCAGCCGCGGGTCTCTACCACCTCTCTCTGGAGGATCGGCAGCATAGCATAGCCTCCTCCAAAGGTCATTACTCCCATCTTTGCAAAGATCCAAAATAGCTTCCAGAGTTCCTTCAACACTTACGCCTCCGTTTTATTCCACATAGCCATAAAGCCCCCGAACAGATACCTCCCCAGAGCGGACCGTCCGCATCCTTCCCCTCGCGTCCCGGACCACAAGTCCAAACTCCTCATCAATGTCCACGGCATCCGCCGTTTCCCAGACTCCGTCGGACAAGAGCCGCACCGTCCGCCCCAAGTTCACGCAGACCTTCCGGTAAAATGCCAGATCACCTGCCAAATCTCCCGCCCGGAGCGCCGCATACATCTGGTCCAGCTCTTCAATCAGCGCCGCTGCCAGCTCAGCCTTGGACACCGCGCGTCCCAGCTCCATCTGGAGCGATGTGGCAACCTCCGCCACAGCAGGTGAAAAATCTACGGAAGTCTGTGCCACATTGATTCCAATTCCCAGCACCACATCCAGCCCTGCTGTCAGCTCTGTCAGAATCCCGCAGATCTTTTTCCCGCCAAGGACCGGATCATTCGGCCATTTCAGGCCCAGCTGCGCTCCACAAACGCGTTTTACCGCACGGCATACCGCTACGCCCGCCAGCGCTGTCACCGGGATCAGACGCTCCGCCGGAAGCCGCGGCCGGAGGAGAAGTGACAGATAAAGTCCCTTTCCCTGTGGAGACTGGAAGGAACGTCCCTGTCGGCCGCGCCCCGCCGTCTGGCAGCCGGCAATTACCACGGTACCATCCATCCCGCCGGCTTTGGCGAGCCGTTTAACATCGTTGTTGGTGGAATCAGTCTCCTTCAAATAGATCAGCTCGTGTCCAACGACCTCCGTGTTCTTTAAGAAACGTCGAATTTCCCTCTCCATAAAACGCCTCCTCGCAAAGCCGAGTGTACCACGTTTTTCCTCAGATGTAAACCAAGGGCAGGAAAATGCCGGCAAATGTCCGGTGCGTGGCCCACCTGCTCCTGGGACTCGTTTTTTACAGGATCGGTTTCACCTTTCAAGGGACGGAAAAAGCGGGAAGGGCAGCGCCCTTCCCGCAAAAGAACATCAACCGGAAAGCAAAATCTGTATACGCGATTCAGGCTCTCTTGCCAGTTGCCTGGCGGATCACAAATAGCGTGCCCAGCATCAGAACAATCCCGATGGGCAGAGCAATCATTCCGGTAATTCCGAAATGCACCAGGAGGCCCGCAATTAGATAAGTGACACCGGAGACTGCCGCACAGGTGATGGCATAGGGCAGCTGCGTGGACACATGGTTCACATGGTCGCACTGTGCGCCTGCAGAGGCCATGATCGTAGTATCGGAGATGGGGGAGCAGTGATCGCCACAGACGGCACCTGCCATACAGGCGGAGATGCAAACAATGGCCATGGGATCATCCATGGAGAATACATTCTGCACAATGGGAATCAAAATCCCGAAGGTGCCCCAGGAGGTGCCAGTGGCAAAGGCCAACAAGCAGCCAATGGCAAATACGATCACCGGCAGCAGCATCTGTACACCCGTGGCGGAGGTCTGCACGAAATCCCGGACGAAGTACTTCGCCCCCAGAGAATCTGTCATTCCCTTCAGGCTCCAGGCAAACGTCAGAATCAAGATTGCAGGAACCATGGCCTTAAAGCCCTCGGGCACACAAGCCATCATGTCCTTAAAAGACATGGAGCGGCGAATCTGATAGTAGATGAACGCCACCACAAGAGCGAAGGCAGAGCCCAGCATCAGACCCACAGAGGCATCCGAATTGGAGAAAGCCTCGATAAAGCCCACTCCAGAGAAGAACCCACCGGAGTATAGCATGCCAATGACGCAGAATACCACCAAAACAATCACAGGGAACACCAGATCCGCAACAGCCCCCTTGCCATCCATGTCCTCTTCCTTGACAGATGCATAGGGGTTCGCTCCTGAGAAGAGATCGCCCTTCTCCCTGGCGTTCTTCTCAAATCTGGCCATAGGACCGTAGTCTGCCTTCATCAGCACCAGACCTACCATCATTACAATGGTCAGCAGTGCGTAATAATTATAGGGGATTGCACGCAGAAACAGGCTAAAGCCCTGCCCGTCCTCCGCGAAGCCAGCCACAGCGGCGGCCCAGGAGCTGATCGGGGCGATGATGCACACCGGGGCAGCGGTGGCGTCAATGATGTAAGCCAGCTTTACCCGGGAGATGTTGTGCTTGTCGGTAATAGGCCGCATAACGCTGCCCACCGTGAGGCAGTTAAAGTAATCGTCAATAAAAATCAAACAGCCCAAGAGGATGGAGGCCAACTGCGCACCCACCCTGGATTTGATATGAACCTTGGCCCAGCGGCCGAAGGCCGCGGAGCCGCCGGCCTTGTTCATCAGGCACACCATGGCACCCAGGATCACCAGGAAGATCAGGATACCCATGTTATAGCTGTCCGTGACAGAGGCAACAATTCCGTCATTGAACACATGAAGCACCGTGGCCTCAAAGGCAAAGTTGGAGTACAGCAGGCCGCCCACCACAATACCGATGAAAAGGGAGCTGTACACCTCCTTCGTGATGAGGGCCAGCGCGATGGCAATGATCGGCGGCAGCAGGGACCAGAAGGTGTTGAAGAAGCGGCTGGAGGACTCCACATAGCCGGTGCCGCCGCAACTGTCGCAGGCGGCGGCGGTGCCCTCGTCGGTGAGGACGACGCCCACAGCCCCGCAGTCGGGACACTCAATCATCTTCGTCCCGATTTCCTCTGTGGGGTCATCGGCGGCGAAGGCATTGACGGTCATGACGCCACACAGCAGGACCAACAGGGCCAGCAGAGGGACGACCCGTCGTCTCAGGTTTTTCATCTTTCCTCTCTCCTTTAAGAAAACAAATGAAGTCATGACAGTGTCATGACTTCATACGGCGCACACAGCGTATGGACTCACGACAGCGCTCCGTCCCCAATAAAGGGACGACAGTCCGTGAGATCTTCTCCCACGACCCGACTCCGCGCCTCCAGGCTGAGACGTCCGGAACCTCGGCGAAAGCCCCTTTCTCCCTTCCCTGTGCCTGTCATATGGGAAGAAATACTCTTGACGTTCGCACCTCTATCATGCTTGTCCACCATTATATAAGAATCCTCTGAAATGTCAACCGTATTTTCCCATTTTCGGAGGGTTGGATAAAAAATACTCTGGTCTTGCGAATCTGATTGTCACCGGTTTTCAAGCCGCCTCCCGCCATTGGTGTCTCCCTCCCATAAGTCGCATGGGTGCTGCAAATCCAGTCTGCAATCAGCGCAACCTCCTCCGCAGTGTTCAGAAGAATCAAAGCGCTGAAAGAATTTCTGGACGGCGCTTTGCTCCTATGATACAATCGTAAAAGAAGAAGCTGCAACTTTTGCCCCTATTCCGCAACAGCCCTTCATACCTGTGGCTGGGCAGGTGCAGCTATCTGCAAGCTTGGGAGGTATGTCTCAAATGGAGGAGTCTGCACGTCCATACGTGCTTGTCTGCGAGAGGATTTGGCTCTACCGTACCCTCACTGCTGTGGCCGGTTTCTTCGGTGCCTTCACCTATCTTCTTCGTGGAAATGTCTTTTGCAACGCCCAGACCGGGAATGTGGTGCTTATGGGTATGGCCCTTGGCTCCGGCCAGTGGTGGCACGCACTTTACTATCTCATTCCCATTTCCGCCTACATCGGCGGAGCATTTCTCTCCGAAATCCTACCAACCCCTGTCAAGCGCCATCTGCCCATGCGGTGGGAAACCATGCTCATCGCCATTGAGATCGCCGCAGTGCTGTTTCTGGGCCTGCTGCCGGAGTCCGCGCCGGTGCAGATTTCCCAGGTGACGATCAACTTCATCGCCTCCATGCAATACAATACCTTCCGCCAGTCCGAGGGGGTGTCCATGGCTACCACGTTCGCCACCAACCACATCCGTCAGATCGGCGTCGGGCTGGCCCATGAGCTCCGGCGTCTGCGTACTGGAAACACGGCCCATCGGAAAAAGCTCCTGACTCACTTTGAGATTCTGTTGTTCTTTTTCGCCGGTACAGTGGTGGGAACCGTCGCCTGCAACACCATATCCGGCTCCGCCATCCTCCTGACCCTGCTTCCCCTGGGGATTATCTTCGCCCGCCTGCTCCATGCAGACCTGACCACGGAGAAGGCCCTCCTGGAAAAAAAGCCCGCGGGACACTAAGTGTCCTTTTTCTCAAAAATAAGAGCGCCGCACATGCGGCGCTCTTTGTCATTTCAGCAGTTCTTCCAGCTGGGACTCTCCATAAACCCGGATA
Above is a genomic segment from Pusillibacter faecalis containing:
- a CDS encoding chromate transporter translates to MKELWKLFWIFAKMGVMTFGGGYAMLPILQREVVETRGWTTEEELADYFAIGQCTPGIIAVNTATFVGQKRQGVAGGIVATLGVVFPSLVIISMLAGLITNFSHLPWVENAFAGIQVCVCVLIFNATVKLLKKSVVDGCTAGIFLLVLAGSVVLNLSPVWFVLASALAGILLKNLEVRRV
- a CDS encoding biotin--[acetyl-CoA-carboxylase] ligase; this encodes MEREIRRFLKNTEVVGHELIYLKETDSTNNDVKRLAKAGGMDGTVVIAGCQTAGRGRQGRSFQSPQGKGLYLSLLLRPRLPAERLIPVTALAGVAVCRAVKRVCGAQLGLKWPNDPVLGGKKICGILTELTAGLDVVLGIGINVAQTSVDFSPAVAEVATSLQMELGRAVSKAELAAALIEELDQMYAALRAGDLAGDLAFYRKVCVNLGRTVRLLSDGVWETADAVDIDEEFGLVVRDARGRMRTVRSGEVSVRGLYGYVE
- a CDS encoding Na+/H+ antiporter NhaC family protein, with product MKNLRRRVVPLLALLVLLCGVMTVNAFAADDPTEEIGTKMIECPDCGAVGVVLTDEGTAAACDSCGGTGYVESSSRFFNTFWSLLPPIIAIALALITKEVYSSLFIGIVVGGLLYSNFAFEATVLHVFNDGIVASVTDSYNMGILIFLVILGAMVCLMNKAGGSAAFGRWAKVHIKSRVGAQLASILLGCLIFIDDYFNCLTVGSVMRPITDKHNISRVKLAYIIDATAAPVCIIAPISSWAAAVAGFAEDGQGFSLFLRAIPYNYYALLTIVMMVGLVLMKADYGPMARFEKNAREKGDLFSGANPYASVKEEDMDGKGAVADLVFPVIVLVVFCVIGMLYSGGFFSGVGFIEAFSNSDASVGLMLGSAFALVVAFIYYQIRRSMSFKDMMACVPEGFKAMVPAILILTFAWSLKGMTDSLGAKYFVRDFVQTSATGVQMLLPVIVFAIGCLLAFATGTSWGTFGILIPIVQNVFSMDDPMAIVCISACMAGAVCGDHCSPISDTTIMASAGAQCDHVNHVSTQLPYAITCAAVSGVTYLIAGLLVHFGITGMIALPIGIVLMLGTLFVIRQATGKRA
- a CDS encoding YoaK family protein, whose translation is MEESARPYVLVCERIWLYRTLTAVAGFFGAFTYLLRGNVFCNAQTGNVVLMGMALGSGQWWHALYYLIPISAYIGGAFLSEILPTPVKRHLPMRWETMLIAIEIAAVLFLGLLPESAPVQISQVTINFIASMQYNTFRQSEGVSMATTFATNHIRQIGVGLAHELRRLRTGNTAHRKKLLTHFEILLFFFAGTVVGTVACNTISGSAILLTLLPLGIIFARLLHADLTTEKALLEKKPAGH